The genomic DNA AATCGCCAAGTTTGGATTGAGTCCAAAGTGCGTAATCATATCATTCAATAGTTGCTGCTCTTGCTTGGCAACTTCTCCATCCGCATAAATAAGCGCCATTAACTCAAGTAACGCAATTTTCTGATGGCTATCACACTCAAAAGTATTGAGCACTGATGCTAAATCAAACCTCACTGCATCGTACTCAATATCGTCAATTTGCATTTCCATGCAGTACTTTGCAATCAAGACTTCTTCTTCCATTGAAAAGTCATTGTCAGAATGCGCAACATGATGGGCAAGAGCAAGAAATGCTTCCTTTTCATCTGTTGATAAACGGTTCAAAAACATAGTCGTTCCTATGGTAACTTAAAATATAGTTTGTTCTGATATAGATTTAATTTTAATATAACGCTTGAGATAAAAGTTAAACCTAACACTTAAGCATTGCATTTTAATTTTTCACATCCTTGAAACTTATCACATTTTGCACTGAAAAACAGAATAAAAATCGACCTGTATTGCACTGGATGTATCCGAGTTTCCACACCTAATTTAGAAATAAACCGCTTCGTACAACTGACCCAACAGTTTCAGCAATCGTCGTTGATGTTCTGATACAATGGTTATGAAGCTCTGACTACCGAATTCGAGTCATAAAAGCTGACTGCGTGAGTGAGAGCGTATCCAATGACAACTGACCGCGGTGCTGCGGCTGGCAGTTTTGCTCAGCATTTTTCGCACCGTGTTTAAGCCATCTTCGGTGATCAGTGTTTGCCAGGTGTTATCACCTATTCGGTTGGCAAAGGCATCGAGCACACGGCGGGTTTTCTTCAGTGCCTTTTTCTCGCACTGAGAAATAAAGGTCACCATCATCGTTGCTGCTCCGTTATCTCATCTTCAGAGTCATCTTGCAGCGCAATGGCTTTGATGGTGTTGAACATAAAGTCCATCGCCTTATGCTCAATAAAGGCTTGCAGTACTTGTTGACGAAACTCTTGCTCTGTGACGTTTTCTTTGGCGCATACAAACGCCCAAGGCAGCACGATGGCATCTTTGATTAGGTCAGCCACATCAAACACCAGCGCGCCGCGACGGGTTTTGCCATGCATCACCGCAAACCCGTGCGGGATCCCAAGCACCCACAAACAACTCGCTGCCAAGCCATAGGCTAAGTAGTTGCCATGATTTAAAAAGCGGTTGGCGAGATCGTCGGCCTCATGCTGGCGTTTAAAACCGTTTTTTTGCGTGCGGTTGGCGGCGTGTTTGTAGAGCGCCTTGGTCAGCTGCGCTTCGGTAAGCAATAAATCAGCTGGCTTGCTGGCTTTCTCGGTTCGTTCCACAAAGGTATCCAGCGCGCTGGCCAATTCGACCACATCAAACCCTTCAAGCTTAAGTTCACGGCTCGCTTGCCAGACCTGCTTTAGGTAACTCAGGCGTGCTAGCTGAAAAGCCCGTGCAGCGTCCAGTCGCTTTTGATCATCAAACCAAAAAGACAACCAACCTTGCAGATATTCGGTGGGTCGATACTCACTTTGCGGCGTAAACCATTCGACATCAGTTGCCATGTGCAGCGGTGTGCCTCCACCTCCGCAGAATCCAACCAGCACGCCCGCTTGCGAGAGCATACGCATCGCCGCTTGCGTAATTGACGTACCGGTGCCGAGCAGTAAGACGGTGGTATTGGCAATCGGGATATTAAAGTAGAGGTTTTCGCGTTTGGCCTCCGCCAAGTACAACACACGCCCGTCTTTTTGCAT from Salinivibrio kushneri includes the following:
- the cas1f gene encoding type I-F CRISPR-associated endonuclease Cas1f yields the protein MGDLSPSDLKTILHSKRANMYYLEHCRVMQKDGRVLYLAEAKRENLYFNIPIANTTVLLLGTGTSITQAAMRMLSQAGVLVGFCGGGGTPLHMATDVEWFTPQSEYRPTEYLQGWLSFWFDDQKRLDAARAFQLARLSYLKQVWQASRELKLEGFDVVELASALDTFVERTEKASKPADLLLTEAQLTKALYKHAANRTQKNGFKRQHEADDLANRFLNHGNYLAYGLAASCLWVLGIPHGFAVMHGKTRRGALVFDVADLIKDAIVLPWAFVCAKENVTEQEFRQQVLQAFIEHKAMDFMFNTIKAIALQDDSEDEITEQQR